In Bos indicus x Bos taurus breed Angus x Brahman F1 hybrid chromosome 21, Bos_hybrid_MaternalHap_v2.0, whole genome shotgun sequence, one DNA window encodes the following:
- the NDUFB1 gene encoding NADH dehydrogenase [ubiquinone] 1 beta subcomplex subunit 1: MMNLLQVVRDHWVHVLVPMGFVFGYYLDRKNDEKLTAFRNKSLLYKRELKPNEEVTWK, from the exons ATGATGAACTTACTTCAGGTTGTGCGTGACCACTGGGTACATGTACTTGTCCCTATGGGATTTGTCTTTGGATATTATCTGGACAGAAAGAATGATGAAAAGCTAACTGCCTTCCGGAACAAGAGTCTGTTATATAAAAG GGAATTGAAACCTAATGAAGAAGTCACCTGGAAGTAA